The Sneathiella limimaris region GCTGGTAAGCGGGAGGCAGAGGAAAATACCATTTCCGTTCGTCGCCTTGGAGAAAAGCATCAGAAGGTTATGTCACTGACCGAAGCTTTGGACAGTCTTGCAGAAGAAGCGCGGGTTCCGGGTTTTTAAGGGCTAACCCTGATTGAAATGATTGGAACCTTTACCGTAAAGGTGTAATATTGTTAAGGATTGCCGGGTAGATTGCCTGGCAATTCGGATTAATGACTAAGGAGAAGGTAAATAGCACGTCCATCTAGAAATACGATGCCGGCCAAAGAAGGCCCTCGTATGAACGAAGACATCGAAAGCGCTGACGTCCGTCTGATTATGGATGACGGCAACAATATCGGTGTGGTTTCTGTTGAAATTGCTGCAGGTCTTGCGGATGAAGCGGGACTGGACCTTGTGGAGGTTTCCCCAGGGCAGACCCCTGTTTGCAAGATTATGGACTACGGCCGGGCCAAATTTGAAGCTCAGAAGAAGGCGGCAAAGGCGCGTAAGAAGCAGAAAACAGTCGACATTAAGGAACTTAAGCTGCGTCCTGGTATCGAAGAGCATGATTACCAGGTGAAAATGCGCAACATGGTTCGCTTTATCGAGGCTGGTGACAAGGTGAAGCTGACAATCCGCTTCCGCGGCCGTGAAATGGCCCATCCTGAAAACGGCATGAAACTGCTGAATCGGGTTCGGGATGAATATACGGAATTGGTGAAAGTTGAGCTGAATCCGAAGATGGAAGGCCGGATGATGACTATGATCGTCGCCCCGGCAAACGCCAAATAGCCGATAGATAGGCCTTAGTGGCCTGATGAAAAAAGGAGGCTTTCCTCAGGGTTGAGGATAGGCCTCTTTTTGCAATCAATTGATATTATTGGGAAAAGTCGGGTTTTGATCCTTCTGGAGATGAGGATGAACGCTCTTGCAGGTGGTCGATGACAATCCAGCGATGCGAAAGCCTTGAAATGATCAA contains the following coding sequences:
- the infC gene encoding translation initiation factor IF-3; the protein is MPAKEGPRMNEDIESADVRLIMDDGNNIGVVSVEIAAGLADEAGLDLVEVSPGQTPVCKIMDYGRAKFEAQKKAAKARKKQKTVDIKELKLRPGIEEHDYQVKMRNMVRFIEAGDKVKLTIRFRGREMAHPENGMKLLNRVRDEYTELVKVELNPKMEGRMMTMIVAPANAK